A stretch of DNA from Malus sylvestris chromosome 9, drMalSylv7.2, whole genome shotgun sequence:
acaaagctcaaaactATTACAAAGGCCAtgaaccaatgtctaccactcaagagggagtctttgtaggaccctaaacatccgaatgcacataatcaagaatgttcttcgtctgatgtactgcagtaccaaacttcactctagtttgctttcccaagacacaatgctcgagaaatcaagcttacaagtcgtgacaccttttagaagaccttttttcacaagcccttgtagagctttctcaccggcatggcctaatctcatatgccatagtttagtagtatctgaatcagatgtgcccatattttctgaGACTACAGACGCTTCACCCATCACGGTGCTTCCTTGCAATAGATACAAATGACCACATCGAgaagctttcatcacaacaagtgcaccataagtaactttcaatgtctgccCACCTGAATGAAACATGAAACCCTTGGAGTTTAAAAtgcccaaagaaataagatttttctttaaattcggtacataccgaacacctatcaactctttaaccatgccatcaaACAACTACAAATGAAttgtaccaatcccttttgttgtacaaggattgtcatctcccataAGCACAataccaccatcaaactctttcaagcttgaaaactaatccttgtgaggagtcatataatgagtacaacccgtattcaacgcccacttagtagcacaatcaaatgatgaggaagtggttaaagcaaaataaaaaaagtctgtttcaacctcagcaacattgGCTTCAtaaccttctttttctttggtcaTCAGtctaggacaatctttcttccaatggcccttattacgacaaaaggcacattcatccatttccaaggtttttctacctttagagtttcctctaaGTCGAGAGtgtgattttttcctactagaagatgatctcatctccgatgatctacctctaacaaataaagcttcagaggtactatcatgatttttatctctatgcctcatttcataattcatcaagacatttgacacatcttcaaatttcacagtttctttaccatgtaTAATAGTGGTAataaaatgctcataagagtccggcaaggaattcaacaatattaaggctttatcttcatccttaatatcctcatctaaatttaataagtcggcaatcaacttattaaaagtaTCAAGGAGTCTAATCATTTTTGCAcattctttgtattggaagcggtagagctttttcttcaagtgtagacGGTTCTTtgcactcttcgtcatatacttgtcttccaatttttgccacaacacacttaCTAATGTCTAtcgcatcacaaaatacttctgagtttttgcaaggcacaaccgaattgaatagcaagcccacaaatttaatttctctcaTTCCAGCTTTGACATAGcttccggcttctctcccaaagcggcaagtagatattgttgagccaacacatctttgacctcacattgccacatcctgaagttgtttgtgccatcaaaatttttcacttcgaactttgcattttgtaccgtagttcttgcaaacccgaagcttcttccaaaaggattctcatcttgcccatctgacatctttggcaactagacagtacccaagagcaaccagtgctctgataccaattgttgtgctagaaTGACACCAAACcaattggaaccaactcaaacTAACacacaggaaatatatcaaatggaatgcaagaacaaaatataaaagacaccaagattttaacgaggctcctcaacagtcagtataactggagtacgtccttgGAGCAGTAGGAACTCActcaataatccactatcaaccaaataggagtttacaaagttttgGCAAGCTCACAACCAAAAACCCCAATACAACCAATAAAGTTCAAaactattacaacaacaaagaTGAGCCCTCTTCCAATGGCGATGCGGCACCCCTTCTTCTTTGCTCTGATGCTCTGCTGCTCTCTGCAACTGCAATAAAAAAATGCTCTATGTTTTCTACTTCTTTTTCAACTCTCCCTCGGTTTCTCTCTTTACCAAAGGCAGCACAAAAACCGAATTCTCTACCTTTGAAAAAAGCAAAAGGAATAATCATTCCTCAACAGacatcatcattttcttttcacCAAAGACACATGATGTTGTCCACCTCccttttgtttatattattgattgtttattagccgaaagttggccacttggccactaaTTCAACAGACACTTCCTAGTGCTTTTCTGGTAAACACttgcaattttattaaaaaaatttgatgtgagcAAAAGTGCTTTTTAAATAAGCATTTCTAAACAGGCTAAAGATTTGATCTTTACCCGGCCTCGTCGAACTTGGAACTCATAAAAAGCTCTAGAATCATCAGTAGTGCACTTCTTCCCCACCCGCCTCCGAAACTTTGCGAAATCAACCGTGTCTCCGCCGAGGCTGCCTTCGTCGCTGAGAATCCTCGCTATCAACCCGACAACTGGGAGCGAGCCGATGACCTTGCTAGCGAAGCTGGGGATGGAATTTGGATTGTCCATGTAAGCTTTAACAGAGAAGAATCCACTTGAGCTTGGAGCTTTGGAATTCTTGTGTCTCGTGGGGTCCCCATAGATTTGGCCGAGGTATAGCAGAAAAGGCGAAATGGGGTGGTCGGAAGGGTTGCTGAGGTGGTGGTTTACGACGGTGGAGAGCTGGGGAGTGAAGTTGGATTTGATTGAAAAGGAAGTGGATGACACAACCACCATGGTTGCAGAAATGGAAGTTAATCTCGTTGGTGCTGGATCGGCCTCTCGTTTATATACGTTATCTTATCCGATAATTTGAGTGCGGCCCGTTAAGAAGTGTGGTTTGACCCCATGGAAAAGGCCCATCAGTCTCATCTTTCTTCGTATCTAAGATTGGGCCAAGCTGCATAGTTTCACTAGAGATGGTCGACCATtcaatgtttaaaatatccacgaaattaatgatttttttttttgaaatattcaaaaattaaagaaatcaaTGAATATTGAAGATTCTTACTGATTCATTACATAAATTTTGCTGACAAATTTCAaacatttgattttttattgagAAATTTTTATCTAATTTCGACTAAATCCGAATGAGTTGATATGCCTTCCCCATTacaaattttcatattttccgTCTAAGGCAATTGATATTGTTATTGATATCAATACATCTATCAgtatttttgtaaatttgtatATCAATATTACCAcctatataaatattttaaacatcACTAAACGCATCGCTCTCTAATTCCAACCGACACCGTCGGAGTTTGTTGTACAGTTCGACGAAATCTTTCTATTTATAATCAAGTTAGTGGATTAACAACCAACTGTCACCCACCACAACTCACTTCATATTTCAATCCATGTAAATTGCTCTCTCAGTGAATTCGAGTACCCACCTCAATGATTCACCGCAAACCAAACTAGTCCtagaattaaaaattaaagaaaaaaaaaacaaaaaacattctttctttctttctttttttgtcgaaaACAAAATACATACTTCGTACTGATTTGGTACTGAAGcttcttttataaaaagtaggtataaaaaaaaaaactgagctaAAAAAGATGATTGATAAAcctttaaaaacaacttatttttaaagtttttaataaatacaaaaaaattaaaaatgtgaaacagtaaaaataaatttattctcGTAACAAAGTAGAATCAGCCTCTCTTTTTTTAACTGAAATACCAAACCAGGCCCTTAATCCCACATTAATAAACAAGTGTGAGGATTTTGCGGCACCACACACCCTCCCACCTGGCCTCTCCCGCCGACCCTCGCCCTGTTCCCTTCTCGTTTTTGTCTCTCCATATCCCTGTCCTAATTTCTCGGAATTTAAGTTTGTAATTATCTCGTCTTTATCGCTAATCGGATGTGATTAACTGTAAAGTACGTTTCTTTCTTCTATCTCCGACCTTATTTCTCTGCTTCCGCACCGATTTCTCTGTGTCTGCGAAATCCATCACTGCTACTGCAAGCCATGGGGGCGTACAACAACGACCGTGTTTTTTCGCCGATATACAGCTTCGCCTCCTCTCAAGACGTCCGTCTCTCGAAGCACGTGCACGACAGTGTCCATGGCAACATTTACCTCGACGCGGTAACTCTCTCTGATGCCCCATTGAGTTTTTTACTGGGCTTTTTGCTAGTAATTTTTGTACCTTTTTTGGCGCATGCAGTTGTATTTTCGTTTACAACTAATgggtttttgattttttgaCTTGTAAATTGAAAAAGAGTAATTTTTGTTTGCCATTGTTGTTAAAGTTTTGAAATTTATGAATGGCCAAGTGTTTTTTACCGTGTTTTGTATGGAAAATGGGTAATTGTTTACTGTTTTTTGAGTTATGGATGGAAAAGGGGTAATTTTGATGGCATTGACGCATTGTTGTTAAAGTTTTGAAATTTATGTTGAATGAAGTGTTTTTACTGTGTTTTTTATGGTTGCAGCTTTCGTTGAAGTTTATCGATACCGAGGAGTTTCAGAGGTAAGTTGGAATTTGTGTAGTACTAAGTCGAATGAAATATGTGTTTGTTGTTTGCTGTGAATTTAATGATTTCATGGCATTTCAGGCTTCGGGAGTTGAAGCAACTCGGTGAGTTTTATGCACCGTTCGATTATAGTATATTCTTTAACAATGAGTTTAAACCTTTTCATTGTAAAAAGTTGAAGTAGTTGATATCCGTGGACAGTTTTGCAATCCAAGgtttcattttagtttttgcTTAAGATGGACGATTCAATGTGGATGTGACTTCAGAATTTTTTGATTAGAATATGATATGTTTAAATTGTTCTCGTATTGAGTAACGTTTTGGAGTGTTGGCATTATGTAATTGAAGTTCTGTATGTCATTGTGTCGACATTTCAGGAATGACACACATGGTTTATCCAGGGGCCACACATTCCAGGTTTGAGCATTCGCTTGGTGTCTATTGGCTTGCTGGTGAAGCTGCACAGAGGCTTAAAATTTACCAGGTAGAAATCTGTAGTCTAATATGTTTGAGGACTGGTAAATACATATAATGTCAAAAGTTTtcgaaaattttcatttatgcTTGCATCTTTACAGGGTTCGGAGCTGGATATTGACCGATTTGATATCCAGACAGTAAAAATTGCAGgtgattatatttttttctaatgTATTGTGCCTTTGTTGTGTCATCTGATAattctgtttttttcttttaatttataggACTTCTGCATGATGTTGGCCATGGGCCCTTCAGTCACTTGTTTGAACGTGAGTTTCTTCCCCAGGTTCGGAGTGGTTCCCATTGGTATGTTTTACATCCTTTTACACTTTCTTTTATGGTTGAATGCCCTCTCTATGAGATTTTGTTTCCTATCACAAAAAGAgttggaagaaaaagaaaaaaaaacctacaCATGAAACGTATGCTTTAGAAGTTTCTGTCTCCTTGATATGGTGAAAATTCTGTGTATTAGGTCACATGAACATATGTCAGCGAAGATGGTTGACCACATTGTTAATCAGCATCATATTGATATCGACTCTGAGATGGTTAAAAGAGTTAAGGTTAGTAATCTATTGCCCGATAGGACTTATTACGGATGCATTATATTATTTGAAGTTCTCTCTCTAGCCAGCTCCAGACTTTATTACACAATGAACTTTAAACCGTACTCGAGTTCTGGCAAGATATAAATTAGGTTTTCTGTTCCCATGGTTGATAATTTTTTTCCCGGTTGGCAGGAGATGATACTGGCCAGCTCAGAATTTGCAGTGCCTAAGGTAAGATTCTTCAAAATCAGcattagtataatatttatgTATTTTAGATTTGGTTGTCATTTTATTTGATCCGACCTTTCTCTATGttcttttaaacttttattagAGCTCAAGGGAGAAGCCTTTTTTGTATGAAATTGTTGCAAATGGCCGTAATGGAATTGATGTGGACAAGTAAGTGAGACTCAAGGATTTTTTGCTGTGGTATTACTCATTTGTACTTCATTTTAATGCATGTTTATGTAACTTTCATTCTGGAATCTAATGCTATGGAGATGTTTATCATTAATAGGTTTGATTATATTCTTCGTGACTGCCGCAATTGTGGGCTGGGATTGAACTTTGAGTATCAAAGGTTTCTTTCTGATCTTAAAGTTCACTTTGATGCATcttattattctttatttttttttaaagaaacaatagcattttgttttttaaataatagAAGGAATTACAAGCGGATAAGAAATCCACCAACTAGAAACTAGCTAAGACCTTTCAGGTAGGACTACTTTACTAGCAACAACTAAGCTGAAACAAATTCGTTTTACGGCTGCTTATCAAGTGAAGGAAAGATGAATACATGGGTGATTATTGGTGATCTGTTCTATCATCGTATATTTTCCCCCTCTTGCAGATTAATGGAGACAATGCGGGTTCTGGATGATGAAATATGCTATCGTGCCAAAGATTGTTAGTATTTTGTCAAATTCATTTATCAGATTAGTTTTGTATTTTGGGTTTCTACATGCTAATGGTTGCCTAAATTTCTAGATCTTACCGTCCACAAGTTATTTGCTACCCGTGCTGATTTGTATCGAACAGTTTATACACA
This window harbors:
- the LOC126583548 gene encoding uncharacterized protein LOC126583548, with the protein product MGAYNNDRVFSPIYSFASSQDVRLSKHVHDSVHGNIYLDALSLKFIDTEEFQRLRELKQLGMTHMVYPGATHSRFEHSLGVYWLAGEAAQRLKIYQGSELDIDRFDIQTVKIAGLLHDVGHGPFSHLFEREFLPQVRSGSHWSHEHMSAKMVDHIVNQHHIDIDSEMVKRVKEMILASSEFAVPKSSREKPFLYEIVANGRNGIDVDKFDYILRDCRNCGLGLNFEYQRLMETMRVLDDEICYRAKDYLTVHKLFATRADLYRTVYTHPKVKAIELMVVDALVKANDFLDIASRIEDPSQYWKLDDTIIRTIETAPNEELKEARDLILRIRRRNLYQFCNEYSVPKEKMEHFKNVTAQDIVCSQKNGGVTLKEEDVTVSNVRIDLTRGRHNPLESISFFQDYNSHEKFTISDDRISHLLPTSYQDMIVRVYSKKPELVGAISEAFENFQLKTYGIKAQIHATPEKKKRRILA